Proteins from a single region of Cydia strobilella chromosome 2, ilCydStro3.1, whole genome shotgun sequence:
- the LOC134748999 gene encoding homeotic protein female sterile-like — MCDLCAPAKPEEKTFDDLVKLVREHLEPARSEIAERHIFRQRKQLHGESIREYLQNLKHLAKTCNFGSGLEVNLGDQFVSGLLSEEMRLRLFAVRAIDYKRAVELALALEAAEKHAAVGALAGAAAGRRAASRGGGAAAERGRVGVSVGAAGRRAASRGGGAAAERGRVGVSVGAAGRRAASRGGGAAAERGRVGVSVGAAGRRAASRGGGAAAERGPGGGGDGRAAGAVRRARCGKTGHAEGRCRYKHFSCDACGEKGHLKVMCRKEVSKKSSKVENIRKARRAGSFSSENSSECITKHI; from the exons ATGTGTGATTTGTGCGCACCCGCTAAACCCGAGGAAAAAACATTCGACGACTTAGTCAAGCTAGTACGGGAGCATTTGGAACCCGCGAGATCGGAAATAGCGGAACGACACATCTTCCGTCAAAGAAAGCAGCTACATGGAGAAAGTATACGCGAATACCTACAGAATTTAAAACATCTGGCCAAAACGTGTAACTTCGGGTCAGGTCTCGAGGTCAACCTTGGCGATCAATTCGTGTCGGGGCTGCTGAGCGAGGAGATGAGGTTGAGGCTATTTGCCGTACGGGCTATCGACTACAAGCGCGCCGTGGAGCTTGCCCTGGCGCTGGAGGCGGCAGAGAAGCATGCGGCGGTGGGCGCTctggcgggcgcggcggccggaCGACGGGCTGCATCGCGtgggggcggcgcggcggcggagcGCGGGCGCGTCGGCGTCAGCGTCGGCGCCGCCGGACGACGGGCTGCATCGCGtgggggcggcgcggcggcggagcGCGGGCGCGTCGGCGTCAGCGTCGGCGCCGCCGGACGACGGGCTGCATCGCGtgggggcggcgcggcggcggagcGCGGGCGCGTCGGCGTCAGCGTCGGCGCCGCCGGACGACGGGCTGCATCGCGtgggggcggcgcggcggcggagcgcgggcccggcggcggcggcgacggccGCGCCGCGGGCGCCGTGCGCCGTGCGCGCTGCGGCAAGACCGGTCACGCGGAGGGCAGATGTCGTTACAAACATTTTTCATGCGACGCGTGCGGTGAAAAAGGCCATTTGAAAGTGATGTGCAGAAAGGAGGTATCTAAAAAGTCATCAAAAG TTGAAAACATCCGCAAGGCGCGCCGCGCCGGGTCATTTTCGTCGGAAAACTCGTCGGAATGCATAACAAAACACATCTAA
- the LOC134749007 gene encoding organic cation transporter-like protein: protein MLAAPFVAGVVGSVVWGWLGDRRGRRRVLLGALGGAALTNAAASLAPSWQLLLLLQCATTFLGSGVYPLVMTLLSESAPRASRDRALLAVATVMLCSQGVMAGLAIPIIPLTFSYYVPALSIYWNSWRMLMLAYSLPAIVAGLGIWLFIQESPKFVLSKGDEDGAMKILKFIYKINKVDEKLQVQGLFLDSQEMATAMAGAEAGAGEAAAAGRGRVAALFRAPLRKYTAICTLLFIGMQFVGAFLIWLPKISNQLTKLLQTGEGSDMTLCAIIESSLYAETRALAEPAGAASGVSCSINVSALLILLAACSLQLIANGVLSLAVGRYGRRDSVTVLVLACGASGALAAAGAPAAVGAALYAGLVVGIVVVGPYTAIAVSLFPTHLRSLAVGLTMTGGRLCGFFTIQLANYLLGRHCRLGLLLFSAVFATSALLLRLLPSDRRRRPRVAIESADPSGVALKPLRVNKPTTD from the exons ATGCTCGCCGCGCCCTTCGTCG CGGGCGTGGTGGGGTCGGTGGTGTGGGGCTGGCTGGGAgaccggcgcgggcggcggcgcgtgcTGCTGGGCGCGCTGGGCGGCGCGGCGCTGACCAACGCGGCCGCCAGCCTCGCGCCCTCCTGgcagctgctgctgctgctgcagtGCGCTACCACCTTCCT AGGGTCGGGAGTGTATCCGCTGGTGATGACGCTGCTGAGCGAGAGTGCGCCGCGAGCGAGCCGCGaccgcgcgctgctcgccgtcgCCACCGTCATGCTGTGCTCGCAGGGCGTCATGGCAG GTTTAGCAATCCCCATCATACCCCTGACGTTCTCCTACTACGTCCCGGCCCTAAGCATCTACTGGAACTCGTGGCGGATGCTCATGTTGGCGTACTCGCTGCCGGCCATCGTCGCCGGGCTGGGAATATGGCTCTTCATCCAAGAGAGTCCCAAGTTCGTACTCAGCAAGGGCGACGAGGATGGTGCCATGAAAAttctgaaatttatttataaaataaataaagtggaCGAGAAGCTTCAG GTGCAGGGGCTCTTTCTAGATTCCCAGGAGATGGCGACGGCGATGGCGGGGGCGGAGGCAGGGGCGGgtgaggcggcggcggcggggcgcgGGCGGGTCGCGGCGCTGTTCCGCGCGCCGCTGCGCAAGTACACCGCCATCTGCACGCTGCTCTTCATCGGCATGCAGTT TGTAGGAGCTTTTCTAATTTGGCTGCCGAAGATATCGAACCAGTTGACGAAGTTGCTGCAGACGGGCGAGGGCTCCGACATGACGCTCTGCGCCATCATCGAGAGCAGCCTGTATGCCGAGACGAGAGCACTCGCCGAG CCCGCCGGCGCCGCGAGTGGTGTCTCCTGCTCCATTAACGTGTCGGCACTGCTGATACTGCTGGCGGCGTGCAGTCTGCAGTTGATCGCTAACGGTGTGCTCAGTCTG GCGGTGGGGCGCTACGGGCGGCGCGACTCGGTGACGGTGTTGGTGCTGGCGTGCGGCGCGAGCGGCGCgctggcggcggcgggcgcgcccGCGGCCGTCGGCGCCGCGCTCTACGCCGGCCTCGTCGTCGGCATCGTCGTCGTCGGGCCCTACACCGCCATCGCCGTCTCGCTCTTCCCCACGCACTTGAG GAGCCTAGCGGTGGGGCTAACGATGACGGGCGGGCGGCTGTGCGGCTTCTTCACCATCCAGCTCGCCAACTACCTACTCGGGCGCCACTGCCGGCTCGGCTTGCTGCTGTTCTCCGCCGTCTTCGCCA CTTCTGCGCTGCTGTTGCGCCTGCTGCCGAGCGACCGACGCCGGCGCCCGCGAGTGGCGATTGAGTCGGCGGATCCTAGTGGCGTCGCCTTGAAACCATTACGAGTAAACAAACCTACAACAGACTAA